TCGCATCGGTACGGTTTGGTGTTAATCCGATTTCAAAAACTTCATCATTTATCAATTCAAAATAATCGGCGAAGTTTTCTCCGACTTTATATTTTGTTTCGTCCAAAACCATGATTCCAGCATGATCGTCTGACAGACCAAGTTCGTCCTCGGCACATATCATCCCTTCCGAAACTTCACCGCGGATTTTAGCTTTTTTAATTTCAAAAAAGTTTCCTGTTTTATCATAGATTTTGGTTCCTACAACGGCAACAGGAACAACTTGTTCTGCAGCAACATTGGGCGCACCACAAACAATGTCCAGAACTTTTCCACCTACATCTACCGTTGTTTTGCTAAGTTTATCAGCATTAGGATGTTTCTCACAAGTCAAAACTTTTCCAACAACGATACCTACTAGACTGCCTTTGATGCTTTCGTACTTGTCGATACCTTCTACTTCCAGACCGATGTCTGTTAAAAACATACCGATTTTCTCCGTAGTCAAATTGGTTTTAATGTAATCTTTAAGCCAATTATTTGAAATTTTCATTTTTCTGAATTTGAAATTTTAGAATGCTGACATTTTAATTTCTATTTTAATAAAAATTTGTCAAAAATCCTTTAGTAAAATCTTTATTTAAACAAAATTTGAGACCTGAATTTCAAATCTCAAATTATAAATTTATTATTTATCAATGCTTATAATCCGATTACCGGCATAGAAAGCATCAAAATATTTTCGTTGTCTTCCAAACCGTCGATTGGCTCAATAATACCTGGGCGATTGGGTTGTGACATTTTGAAAGTGATATCGTCTGCTCCTAAAACCGATAACATCTCTGTCAAAAATTTGGAACTGAATCCGATATTAATGTCTTCTCCATTATAATCGCACGGAATCTGCATATCTGCTTTGTTTGCAAATTCTGTATCTTCTGCATGAAGGTGAAGCACATTGCCTGATAATTTGAAACGAACTTGGTTAGTCGATTTGTTTGACATAATAGACGCTCTGCGGATAGAACTCAACAACAAGCTTCTGTTAATGGTCAATACATTTGGATTTTCTTTTGGAATAACTGCGTTGTAGTTAGGATATTTTCCATCGATCAAACGGCAAATCCAAACATTGTTACCAAATGTAAATTGCGCCATGTTTTCGTTGAACTCGATGGCTACTTCCTCCGCCGAATTGTTCAAAATATTTTTGAAAATCGCTAAAGGTTTTTTTGGCATGATGAACTCCATTGGCTCAGCATTCTGCAAATCGGTTCTTTTGTAAACCACCAATCTGTGAGAATCTGTTGATACGAAATTGGTTTCGTGTTCTGCAAACTGGAACAGAACGCCTGTCATTACTGGACGAAGCGAGTCGTTGCTTGTCGCAAACAACGTGTTGCTAAGGGCATCAGCCAAAACACCGCCGGGCATTACCACTTTTTGAGACGCATCGAATTCTGGCAACTCCGGATAATCTTCTGCATTGTCTAGTGCTACAGAGAAATTATCTTTCTCGTCCAAAATTTCCAAAACGCTACCATTGCCTTCTGGCGCATCTTTCACAACCAAAGTCAAAGGCTGTTCACCATAAGTTTTCAAAAAATCCTGAAAAATTTTAGCAGGCACAGCTATCTTTCCTGTATCATCCGACATAACCTCGATAGACGTTATCAAAGTTGTTTCTCCGTCTGACGCAGTCACTTTCAAGTTATTTTGCTCTAACTCAAAAAGATAGTTTTCCAAAATTGGTCTGGATTGCGAACCAGAAATTACACCACTAACAGTTTGTAAGGCTTTTTGCAATTCGCCACTGGCAACAATAAATCTCATAAAAGCTAATTATTTCGATTCACAAAGATAAAAAATTATGGCAAATTGGCAGTCTGATTTCTAATTAATTATCAACAATTACCATATTAAAGTAATTTTATTTTACTTTTGGAAAGAAATTACTCAAAAATCCAAAGCTTTATGAACAAACCGCCTTTACACCAAAGTTTCAAATATACTTTTCAAGGTTTTTTTTGGCTTTTACGTAACGAAAGAAATTTCCAAATCCATATTGCAGGATTGTTAATTAATTTGGCGCTGGTCACTATTTTACCTCTTCAGACTTTAGAAATTATAGCTGTAATTGGCGTTTCATTTTTGGTTTTAATCACAGAAGCGCTTAATACATGCATCGAAAAAATCTGTGACTACATCCAACCTAACTTCGACTCCAGAATCGGAATTATCAAAGACATTGCTGGCGCCGCTGTTTTATTGTCTGCAATATTAGCTGTTGTAGTTGGGCTTTTGGTGTATTGGAAATATATATTTAATTAAAAATTAAATTAGTTTTTCAAAAACTTATTGATAAATTCTGATGTTTTGGTTTTAATTTTCACCACATACAAGCCAGACTTCCAGGATTTAACATCAATTGGAGAAAGCGATTGCGATTGGTAAACTAATTTTCCACTTGCATCGAAAACAGAAAGCACGTCAAGCTCTTTAACACCTTTAATATTCAAAACATCGCCAGTTGGATTTGGATACAACTGAATTTGTACTTTATCAACATTATGAATATCTAAATTGTCTAAATTTTGGATTTTAACATTATCGACTTTAAAGCCGGATTGGTAATTATCGAACTCAAAATCAAACTCTTTAATAGAAGTAACTTGACTATTGAATGTGGAGGTTAAAACTTTCACCTGATCAATAAAATACTCGATTTTTTTGGTACTAAAATCGACATTCACTTTCAGATTATACCACTTGTTTGCTTGCCAACTTTTGGTCGTTATACTGGTGAAATCTCCAACTTCGAGTGTCGAATCAAAATTATAATAAAAGCCACCAAGACGCTCATACTCCTCAACATCCATACTATATAATGTTAGCATATCATAATCCGAAGCGCCAACCGAATCCATGTAAACATCGGCAGAGATGGACATTCTTGGATAGTTGGGAACATCGTAAAAAATACCGCCCCAATTTTCTTCCTGCTCCGCATTTGCGGTTATTGACACCGAGTTATTGCCTAAACTCGCAATGGTATTAACAACCTGAGAATGTGACGCATCGACATAGCCCCAATTGCTCCATCCTTTTTGACCATTGAAATTACCCAAAGTAAAGCCTTCGGAAGTTTCAAAAGAAAATTTAGTTTCTTGTGAAAATATATGCTTTGTTGCTAAGAATACTATAAACGCGGAAAGAAGTAGTTTTTTCTTCATATTATTATTTAAAGGGGAACAAAAATAAACAATCTTTTAAAACAATGATTATATTTTTAAACAATTTACAATATTTAAGATTATTACATAAGTCATATTTTCAAATGATTGTTAATTAATTAAAATCCTTAATTTTGTACTTTCTCAAAAAATTATGGAAAGTATCAAAGTACACGACAAAACTTTTGTCCCTTATCTAAAACATGACGAAATTATTGAAATCGTAAACCGAGTAGCAGCCGATGTCTACGAAGATTACAAAGATGAAAGACCCGTTTTCATCGGTGTACTGAGTGGTGTTATTCAGTTTTTCTCAGATTTCATAAAAGCCTATCCAGGCGAATGCGAAATCGGTTTTATCAAGATGAGTTCTTATGTTGGAACAGAATCCTCCGGTATCGTTTTCAAAGAAATGGAACTTACCAAAGACATCAAAGACCGCCACATCATTCTTATGGAAGACATCGTGGACACAGGTAATACCATCGAAAATCTCTTCACTTACTTCAAAGAGACACAACGTCCAAAATCAATAAGAGTAGCCTCGTTGTTATTAAAACCTGACGTTTATAAAAAAGAATTCAAGATTGATTATGTTGGAAAAGAAATTCCAAACAAATTTGTTTTAGGCTATGGACTGGATTATGATGAATTGGGCAGAAATCTAAAAGATCTTTATCAACTAGAAGAAGGAAACATCAACCATTAATTATAAAAAGTAGAAATCCTTCAAGGTTTCTGAAAAATAAATCTATTAAAAATGATTAACATCGTATTATTTGGTCCTCCGGGAAGTGGAAAAGGGACACAAGCACAACATCTAATTGAAAAGTTCAACCTTCAACAAATTTCCACGGGCGATTTATTTCGTTTCAATATTAAAAACGAAACAGAATTGGGAAAACTCGCTAAATCTTACATCGACAAAGGCGAATTGGTACCAGACCAAGTAACTATCGACATGTTAGTTGACGAACTTAGAAAACCATCAACTGCAGCAGGTTATATATTCGACGGTTTCCCAAGAACAGCTAATCAAACACAAGCTTTGGAACAAATCGTAAAAGACGAACTAAATTCTGAAATTAGCATTTGCCTTTCTTTAGTTGTTAAAGATGAAGTTCTTGTCGAAAGATTACTAAAAAGAGGCGAAACCAGCGGTAGAACAGACGATAGCAACGAAGCTATTATCAGCAACCGTATTAAAGAATATTATGCTAAAACCGCTGAAGTTGCAGAACTATACAAGCAACAAGGCAAATATGTAGAAGTTAACGGCATCGGCGAAATTTCAGAAATTTCTGAAAAGCTTTTCGCAGAAGTCGAAAAAATAAAATAGTTGTCAGTTGTTTGTTGTTAGTTGATAGTTTAACTAAGAGCCGACAACCACCAACCAACAACCATCAACTAAAAAATTATGAGCAATTTTGTAGATTACGTTAAAATTCATTGTACATCCGGTCATGGAGGTGCTGGTTCCGCCCACCTTCGTCGCGAAAAATACATTCCAAAAGGTGGTCCCGATGGTGGCGACGGTGGACGTGGTGGTAGCATTATCATGAAAGGTAACGCACACGAATGGACCTTGCTTCCACTTCGTTACACGCGACATGTTAAAGCTGGTCGTGGCGAAAATGGAGGAAAAAACCAATTAACTGGAGCTGCGGGAGACGATATTTACATTCAGGTTCCTATTGGTACCATTGCAAAAAATGAAGAAGGCGAAATTATCGGAGAAATCCTTGAAGACAAGCAAGAAATCGTTCTTATGCAAGGTGGAAAAGGTGGACTTGGAAATGAGCATTTCAAATCAGCAACCAACCAAACGCCAAGATATGCACAACCTGGACTTCCAGGCGAAGAAGGTTATGTTGTTTTCGAACTAAAAATCCTTGCAGATGTTGGTTTAGTAGGTTTTCCTAATGCTGGAAAATCCACACTTTTGGCATCTATTTCGGCAGCGAAACCAAAAATCGCCAATTATGCCTTCACCACATTAACACCTAATTTGGGGATTGTAGATTACAGAAATTACAAATCTTTTGTAATGGCAGATATCCCTGGAATTATCGAAGGTGCAGCCGAAGGAAAAGGTCTTGGACATCGTTTTTTACGCCATATAGAACGTAACTCTATCTTACTTTTTTTAATTCCGGCAGATTCTGAAAATCATTTTAAAGAATTCCAAATTTTGGAAAACGAACTAAAAGAATATAATCCGGAACTTTTGGAGAAAGATTATATTATTTCTGTTTCGAAAGCCGATCTTTTGGATGACGAACTAAAAACTGAAGTTTCCGCAGAATTCCCAGAAGGTAAAAAACCAATATTTTTTTCAGGCGTTACTGGTGAAGGACTTATGGAATTGAAAGATGCAATTTGGAAACAACTTCACGGTTAATAATAGTATGAAATACCTATTAAGTCTTTTTAGCATTTTGTTGCTGACGGCTTGTCAGTCTCATAAATCGGTATCCAAATATCAGAAATTAGAATATGAGACAACGCCATGTTTCGGATTTTGTCCAATATTTAAAATTACAATTAATGCCGACAAAAGTGCAACTTTCGAAGCAGAACATTTTAATTTTGGAGAAAACCATACAAAAACAAATTTTTCAGCAGAACGTGAAGGTACTTTTAAAACCACTATTAAAGCTAAAGATTATAACAAATTGGTCGCTTTGATTGATGAGCTAGATCCAAAACAACTCAATGATTTCTATGGTGATAAAAACATCATGGATATGCCAACTTCTTTTTTAAGAATTAATTATACCGATGGAACATCAAAAATTATTGAAGATTACGGAAAAAGAGGAACTCCAAAACTAAAAGAAGTTTATAAGTTTTTTGCGGATTTACGCTTAAATCAAACATGGAAAAAAGTAAAATAGCAGACTTAATTTTATTTAAGCTAACTTTGCAATATCAAATTCCTTCTACATGAGGGAATTATTTTTTTTAAATATAAATCATCAATTTGAATTTCACAGACCTCCAACTTATAGAACCTATCGTTAAATCGATTCACGAATTAGGATACACCAACCCAACACCCATTCAGCAAAAAGCCATTCCAGAAGTCCTAAAAGGCCGCGACGTACTAGGTTGCGCCCAAACCGGAACGGGAAAAACAGCAGCTTTTGCGATTCCGATGTTACAAAATCTTTCGCATCCGAAGTATAAAAACAATAAAAAAATAAAAGCCTTAATCTTGACACCAACGCGAGAATTGGCCATCCAGATAGAAGAAAATTTTAAAGAATACGGCAAACGTCTTCCACTGAAATCGTTGGTAATTTTTGGTGGTGTTAAACAAGGCGCACAAGAAGCTGCGATCCGAAAAGGTGTTGACATATTAATCGCCACGCCTGGACGATTGTTGGATTTTATAAATCAAAGAATCATTAATCTGCAAGATCTAGAAGTTTTCGTTTTGGACGAAGCAGACCGTATGTTGGACATGGGATTTGTACATGATGTGAAACGAATCATCAAACTTATTCCTCAAAAAAGACAAACATTATTTTTCTCGGCGACAATGCCAAAAGAAATTAGCGCCTTAGCCAACAGCATTCTTCAGAATCCTGTGAAAGTCGAAGTAACGCCCGTTTCATCAACAGCAGATACCATTCAGCAAAGTGTATTTTTGGTTGAAAAAGATGATAAACTGGAACTTTTGATTCACGTTTTACAAAACCAAAAGATTGATCAATTGTTGGTCTTTTCGAGAACCAAACACGGCGCAGACAAAATTGCAAGACGACTTCATAAAGCCAACATCTCTGCGGAAGCGATACATGGTAACAAATCTCAGAATGCCAGACAAAATGCCTTAAACAATTTTAAATCTAAAAAAACGCGTGTTCTGGTTGCAACCGATATCGCTGCGCGAGGCATTGACATTGATGAGCTAAAATACGTCCTGAACTTCGAATTGTCAGATGTTTCGGAAACTTACGTTCACCGTATCGGAAGAACGGGACGCGCAGGTAATGATGGGACGTCGTTCTCTTTCGTTGACGGTTTGGACTTGGTGAATCTTCGTAATACCGAAAAATTAATTGGTAAAAAAATCCCTATCAATCGCGATCATCCTTATCATACAGATAATCTTATCGAGCAAAAACGCGATAGCAATAATAAGGCTGCTGCCAACACAAGACCTTCCAAAACACAGGAAAAAGAAAAAGTCGCCAAAAAGAATTATTATAAAAAAAGTTCTAGACAAGGCAAAAAATAAACAAAAAAAACGTCATAAGATTGATACTTATGACGTTTTTTTATAAACTAAAACTCGAAGCCTAATTTCTCTTTATTAACCACTGGATTGGCGTAGTGACTTAGAAAATGCGTCTTGAGTTCGACATCATTTTTATCGATACTTAAAGCCATTCTACGTTCAAACAATTCCTTTTCATCTTGCGTGTAATATGCAGAATAACGATTTGCCTCGTTAAGAATATCCAACGCGATGAAACTGTTTGGGAATAATCTATAATTACTAATAATCGCTTTATCAATCGACTCTGCAATCATTTGGATTTGCTGATTATTGTTTTCAGATTTCGATTTTATCTCATCCAAAGTCTCGCTAAGCACTTCTCCAAAATGGATGTGGATTCTTTTCTTTTGTCCCAACACGCCAGCCATCACATTTTCAAAATCTTCATTTTTCGACTTTACAAGCACTTCAGAATTTTTGGACTGAATTGCTTTATAGGTTTTCAATTTATCCGTCGGATCATATTCATAAGAAATGCTGACAGGAACTATATTTAAGCTTTTAAAATAATCACAAACATCAGATTTTCCATTGGTCATTGCAATCATTTTGAGAACGCCAGGATGTGTGGTATCGTTACCATCTTTTGTACGACCTTCACGCTGTGCAATCCAAACCGATTGATGCCGATTTAGAATTAAATCTTTGATATAATCTGACATCAATTGACTACTTTTCAAAAGTTCGCGCGGCGAAACATCACGTTTAACCAAAAAATTTCTGTTAAGCTTCGCCAAAACCATAAAAATATCGCGCTGTACCAGATTATCACCAATAGCGGAAGCCGTCAACTGAAATCCATTTTCTAGCAAAGCCAAATTGATCAAACTCGTATCCAGAACAATATCTCTATGATTGGAAATGAAAAGATAGGTTTTATTTTTATCCAAATGTTCTAAACCTGAAATCGTCAAACCATCCGAAGATTGTTTTAAAATATTACGAATACAATGGCTGATGACTTTATCCTGAAAATCTTCGATACTATCAATTGATGCTAAAATATTTGAAATTTCGTTTTCGGACTTTCCCGGAAAAGCGAACTGTAACAAAGCCATCATCATCGGATGTTTTGCCATCGATTGTAACGCAGGATGTACTTCTTCCTTATTATAAAATCGAATTGAATCTAAACAAGAATCCATAATTAATTATTAATTCCAAAAATTTTTAATGCTGTTTCTGTTGTCCTTTTGTTAATGTCCTCAAACGAAACGCCATAGATATCTACCAGTTTTCCGGCAACCAATTCTACATAAGCACTTTCGTTACGTTTGCCACGATGAGGAACGGGCGCAAGATAAGGCGAATCTGTCTCCAAAACTATTTTATCTAAAGGAATTTGATTCAAAAACTGATCGACTTTTCCGTTTTTGAACGTTGCTACGCCGCCAATTCCTAAAACAAAACCTAAATCCAAAGCATGATTCGCTTGGTCTAGATCTCCTGAGAAACAATGAAAAACACCTCTAAGTTTCGGATGTTTTTTTCGTTCTAAAACCTCGAATGTTTCATCAAAACTATCGCGGGTGTGGATGACAATTGGCCAATCTTTCTCAATCGCCCAATCTATTTGTTGTTCAAAAGCTTTAACCTGAATATCCAAAGTTGACTTGTCCCAATAAAGATCAATCCCAATTTCGCCAATCGCAACAAAATCGCGTTGATCGATGTATTTTTTCACCAAATTCAATTCGTTCTCCCAAGATTCTGGCTTAACAGAACATGGATGAAGTCCCATCATAGCGAACATCTTATTGGGATAATTGGATTCTAAAGCGAGCATTTTTTCATGCGTTTCCGAATCGATGGCTGGCAAGATAAATTTTTCTACGCCTTTGTCTAAAGCGCGCTGAATCATTTCTGCTCGATCGACATCGAATTGCTCAGAATATAGATGGGTATGTGTGTCTATCATTTTTAAAATTTTGTAAAACTGTTTTATAAACTCTTAATGAGGATGTATTTAACAGTTAGTGGCTGTGCTGCACAACTTTTTGCGAGATGGAAATATTCTGCACAAATATTGGTGGAAATAGCTCCTAAAAAACTACAAATCAAAAATTTTTCTAAAGATCAACATTTTCAAAAATTGAATGTTTGGCTTTTTGGCGCTGATTTTCTATTTTCTGTTTTAAGTTTTCCAAAAATTTTTGATGTTTTGGACTTTCCTCATCGGAAGATTTATGCTTGAGCGCAGCTTGGATTTTGTTATTTTCATTAATGAACAATTTGGTATCATCGGCGAAAAAAGCTTGTCCAAATTTCTCCCAAATATATTGCACCGCTTGCTCATTCGGGTGAATAAGATCGTCTTTATAAAAGCGATAATCCCGCAAATCGTCCATTAAAATTTCGTAAATCGGAAGATAATAGCAATTGTTATAATTGGGGATAACATCATGCATTGCCGATAAGAGTTTGGCTTTGCTCAGACTATTTTCGGTCATGCCATCTTTGGTGTGACGAACGGGCGATAAACTGAACAAAATCTGAACATCCTCTGGACAGATATCCTTGATGCATTCTATACTTTCCGCAATATTTTGGCGAAGTTCTTCATCTGTCAAGAATCTTTTGTTAAAAAACTTTTGTGGAATTTTATGACAGTTGGCAGCAATTTTATTTTTTGGTAAAAATTCATAAACGAAAGCACTTCCGTATGTGATAATCACCCATTTCGTGGTTTGTAAAAAGTCGTTAGCAGCTTGTAACTGGCTATTGATTTTTTCCAAAATCTTATGTGCAAATCTGGAATCAAAAGAGGAGTGATGATCCAAACTCATGAACAAGTCGTTGGCCAAAATCAAGTCAATCTCCGAGTAATCTTTCCCTTTATAAATCCTTTGCAAAGCTGTGTTAATCGCATACGGATTGAACAAAGTCCCAAACGGATTATTAAAAGTCTGGAGTTGACCCTCCTTTAATTTAGTATGAATCTCGGTTGCAAAACAAGAGCCGATCGAAAATATAGAATCTTCGATATCTATGTTTTTTTCTACAGCATTAATGTCAACTTCTGTTCTGAAAATCATAATCTATTTTTCTCTTTTCAACAAATATTCTGCAAGTTCTAAAAGGGCTTGTTTTTTCTCTGGCGCAACCTTTATTTTATCTAAATATTCTAAGGCCGTTTCGCTATGTTGATGTACCAGGCGAAGCACTTTTTCTTCAACTTTGGTACGTCTAAAGATTTTTTCTACACCATAGATTTTATCAACATTATCGGTTTTTTTGGAATACCAATAATCGAGTTCTGCACGTTCTTCATCATTAGCATGTTCCAAGGCTGTTAAATAGAGAATTGTTTTTTTGTTTTCGTATATATCGCCCGCATGTTTCTTACCTACTGCTTCTTGGTCGCCATAGACATCAAGATAATCATCCATAATCTGGAAAGCTATACCAATATGTTTTCCAAAGTTATAAATTGATTCGGCATCTTCATCGCTTGCGCCAGCTATTAAAGCTCCAAT
This genomic stretch from Chryseobacterium sp. POL2 harbors:
- the dnaN gene encoding DNA polymerase III subunit beta is translated as MRFIVASGELQKALQTVSGVISGSQSRPILENYLFELEQNNLKVTASDGETTLITSIEVMSDDTGKIAVPAKIFQDFLKTYGEQPLTLVVKDAPEGNGSVLEILDEKDNFSVALDNAEDYPELPEFDASQKVVMPGGVLADALSNTLFATSNDSLRPVMTGVLFQFAEHETNFVSTDSHRLVVYKRTDLQNAEPMEFIMPKKPLAIFKNILNNSAEEVAIEFNENMAQFTFGNNVWICRLIDGKYPNYNAVIPKENPNVLTINRSLLLSSIRRASIMSNKSTNQVRFKLSGNVLHLHAEDTEFANKADMQIPCDYNGEDINIGFSSKFLTEMLSVLGADDITFKMSQPNRPGIIEPIDGLEDNENILMLSMPVIGL
- a CDS encoding diacylglycerol kinase, whose protein sequence is MNKPPLHQSFKYTFQGFFWLLRNERNFQIHIAGLLINLALVTILPLQTLEIIAVIGVSFLVLITEALNTCIEKICDYIQPNFDSRIGIIKDIAGAAVLLSAILAVVVGLLVYWKYIFN
- a CDS encoding T9SS type A sorting domain-containing protein produces the protein MKKKLLLSAFIVFLATKHIFSQETKFSFETSEGFTLGNFNGQKGWSNWGYVDASHSQVVNTIASLGNNSVSITANAEQEENWGGIFYDVPNYPRMSISADVYMDSVGASDYDMLTLYSMDVEEYERLGGFYYNFDSTLEVGDFTSITTKSWQANKWYNLKVNVDFSTKKIEYFIDQVKVLTSTFNSQVTSIKEFDFEFDNYQSGFKVDNVKIQNLDNLDIHNVDKVQIQLYPNPTGDVLNIKGVKELDVLSVFDASGKLVYQSQSLSPIDVKSWKSGLYVVKIKTKTSEFINKFLKN
- a CDS encoding phosphoribosyltransferase, which encodes MESIKVHDKTFVPYLKHDEIIEIVNRVAADVYEDYKDERPVFIGVLSGVIQFFSDFIKAYPGECEIGFIKMSSYVGTESSGIVFKEMELTKDIKDRHIILMEDIVDTGNTIENLFTYFKETQRPKSIRVASLLLKPDVYKKEFKIDYVGKEIPNKFVLGYGLDYDELGRNLKDLYQLEEGNINH
- a CDS encoding adenylate kinase; this translates as MINIVLFGPPGSGKGTQAQHLIEKFNLQQISTGDLFRFNIKNETELGKLAKSYIDKGELVPDQVTIDMLVDELRKPSTAAGYIFDGFPRTANQTQALEQIVKDELNSEISICLSLVVKDEVLVERLLKRGETSGRTDDSNEAIISNRIKEYYAKTAEVAELYKQQGKYVEVNGIGEISEISEKLFAEVEKIK
- the obgE gene encoding GTPase ObgE → MSNFVDYVKIHCTSGHGGAGSAHLRREKYIPKGGPDGGDGGRGGSIIMKGNAHEWTLLPLRYTRHVKAGRGENGGKNQLTGAAGDDIYIQVPIGTIAKNEEGEIIGEILEDKQEIVLMQGGKGGLGNEHFKSATNQTPRYAQPGLPGEEGYVVFELKILADVGLVGFPNAGKSTLLASISAAKPKIANYAFTTLTPNLGIVDYRNYKSFVMADIPGIIEGAAEGKGLGHRFLRHIERNSILLFLIPADSENHFKEFQILENELKEYNPELLEKDYIISVSKADLLDDELKTEVSAEFPEGKKPIFFSGVTGEGLMELKDAIWKQLHG
- a CDS encoding DUF6438 domain-containing protein, translating into MKYLLSLFSILLLTACQSHKSVSKYQKLEYETTPCFGFCPIFKITINADKSATFEAEHFNFGENHTKTNFSAEREGTFKTTIKAKDYNKLVALIDELDPKQLNDFYGDKNIMDMPTSFLRINYTDGTSKIIEDYGKRGTPKLKEVYKFFADLRLNQTWKKVK
- a CDS encoding DEAD/DEAH box helicase; protein product: MNFTDLQLIEPIVKSIHELGYTNPTPIQQKAIPEVLKGRDVLGCAQTGTGKTAAFAIPMLQNLSHPKYKNNKKIKALILTPTRELAIQIEENFKEYGKRLPLKSLVIFGGVKQGAQEAAIRKGVDILIATPGRLLDFINQRIINLQDLEVFVLDEADRMLDMGFVHDVKRIIKLIPQKRQTLFFSATMPKEISALANSILQNPVKVEVTPVSSTADTIQQSVFLVEKDDKLELLIHVLQNQKIDQLLVFSRTKHGADKIARRLHKANISAEAIHGNKSQNARQNALNNFKSKKTRVLVATDIAARGIDIDELKYVLNFELSDVSETYVHRIGRTGRAGNDGTSFSFVDGLDLVNLRNTEKLIGKKIPINRDHPYHTDNLIEQKRDSNNKAAANTRPSKTQEKEKVAKKNYYKKSSRQGKK
- a CDS encoding 1-acyl-sn-glycerol-3-phosphate acyltransferase, whose amino-acid sequence is MDSCLDSIRFYNKEEVHPALQSMAKHPMMMALLQFAFPGKSENEISNILASIDSIEDFQDKVISHCIRNILKQSSDGLTISGLEHLDKNKTYLFISNHRDIVLDTSLINLALLENGFQLTASAIGDNLVQRDIFMVLAKLNRNFLVKRDVSPRELLKSSQLMSDYIKDLILNRHQSVWIAQREGRTKDGNDTTHPGVLKMIAMTNGKSDVCDYFKSLNIVPVSISYEYDPTDKLKTYKAIQSKNSEVLVKSKNEDFENVMAGVLGQKKRIHIHFGEVLSETLDEIKSKSENNNQQIQMIAESIDKAIISNYRLFPNSFIALDILNEANRYSAYYTQDEKELFERRMALSIDKNDVELKTHFLSHYANPVVNKEKLGFEF
- a CDS encoding TatD family hydrolase, which codes for MIDTHTHLYSEQFDVDRAEMIQRALDKGVEKFILPAIDSETHEKMLALESNYPNKMFAMMGLHPCSVKPESWENELNLVKKYIDQRDFVAIGEIGIDLYWDKSTLDIQVKAFEQQIDWAIEKDWPIVIHTRDSFDETFEVLERKKHPKLRGVFHCFSGDLDQANHALDLGFVLGIGGVATFKNGKVDQFLNQIPLDKIVLETDSPYLAPVPHRGKRNESAYVELVAGKLVDIYGVSFEDINKRTTETALKIFGINN
- a CDS encoding GSCFA domain-containing protein, with protein sequence MIFRTEVDINAVEKNIDIEDSIFSIGSCFATEIHTKLKEGQLQTFNNPFGTLFNPYAINTALQRIYKGKDYSEIDLILANDLFMSLDHHSSFDSRFAHKILEKINSQLQAANDFLQTTKWVIITYGSAFVYEFLPKNKIAANCHKIPQKFFNKRFLTDEELRQNIAESIECIKDICPEDVQILFSLSPVRHTKDGMTENSLSKAKLLSAMHDVIPNYNNCYYLPIYEILMDDLRDYRFYKDDLIHPNEQAVQYIWEKFGQAFFADDTKLFINENNKIQAALKHKSSDEESPKHQKFLENLKQKIENQRQKAKHSIFENVDL